A single genomic interval of Metasolibacillus fluoroglycofenilyticus harbors:
- the thiS gene encoding sulfur carrier protein ThiS, which yields MRLYVNGHNMEVPQSITTVVQLLEHLQLNKELAIVEVNAEILQPAERDSKEIKADDHIEIVQFVGGG from the coding sequence TTGCGCTTATACGTCAACGGTCACAATATGGAAGTACCACAATCTATTACAACTGTTGTCCAATTACTAGAACATTTACAGCTCAATAAAGAGCTTGCCATTGTTGAAGTAAACGCGGAAATCTTACAGCCTGCGGAACGTGACAGCAAGGAAATTAAAGCAGATGACCATATCGAAATTGTACAATTTGTAGGAGGAGGATAA
- a CDS encoding enoyl-CoA hydratase/isomerase family protein codes for MADLLFDVQDGVATITLNRPEAMNAFSEDMLTRWIRALETVRDDEAIRVLVVKGNGKCFCAGGDIKAMAAGKGFFDSEDDITSTALARKNSLWKRVQRVPLLLEEIDKPVIAQVHGFAFGAGLDMALMCDIRIVAQSTKFSESYVNVGIVPGDGGAYFLPKLVGIDKALDMLWTARVLSAYEAKEAGLVTFVVPDEELEQYTRSYAEKLANGPTTAIQFIKRAVYQSQTMSLRSSLDYISSQMGLVTELADFKEGVQAVVEKRKPKFTE; via the coding sequence ATGAACGCTTTTAGTGAGGATATGCTAACGAGATGGATTCGGGCACTTGAAACGGTGCGCGACGATGAGGCAATTCGTGTGCTAGTCGTTAAGGGCAATGGCAAATGCTTCTGCGCAGGTGGTGATATTAAAGCGATGGCAGCAGGCAAAGGCTTTTTTGACAGTGAGGACGACATTACATCGACAGCGCTCGCCCGCAAAAATTCTTTATGGAAGCGCGTACAGCGTGTGCCACTGCTTTTAGAGGAAATTGATAAGCCAGTCATTGCCCAAGTGCATGGCTTTGCATTTGGTGCAGGGCTTGATATGGCTTTAATGTGTGACATTCGTATTGTCGCACAGTCGACGAAATTTTCGGAGAGCTATGTCAATGTTGGGATTGTGCCGGGAGACGGTGGCGCGTACTTTTTACCAAAGTTAGTAGGGATTGATAAAGCATTAGATATGTTATGGACAGCACGTGTACTGTCAGCGTATGAGGCAAAGGAGGCGGGACTTGTCACATTCGTTGTGCCAGATGAAGAACTTGAACAATATACGCGAAGCTATGCAGAAAAGCTTGCGAATGGACCGACAACCGCCATTCAATTTATTAAGCGCGCAGTATACCAAAGCCAAACAATGTCCTTACGCTCATCTCTAGACTATATTTCCTCGCAAATGGGGCTCGTTACAGAGCTTGCTGATTTTAAGGAGGGCGTGCAGGCCGTTGTGGAGAAGCGCAAGCCAAAGTTTACAGAGTGA
- a CDS encoding dienelactone hydrolase family protein, with protein sequence MKFIINNQANRVVVVLHEIYGINRHIQSYAQRLSQMGFDVVCPNMLQDDNVFPYEQEQQAYYNFMEHIGIEQAAQQIKILLEELMQKYEAVYIMGFSIGATVAWLCSELNGIQHIIGYYGSRIRSYLDITPHCPVTLFYGNEEKSFDVKILIEALRKKEVRVFVFEGAHGFADKCADAYNENSSQQASQKTAYILDKA encoded by the coding sequence ATGAAGTTTATAATCAATAATCAAGCAAATCGAGTCGTTGTCGTACTCCATGAAATATATGGTATTAATCGTCATATCCAATCATATGCACAGCGTTTAAGCCAGATGGGCTTTGATGTAGTATGCCCGAATATGTTGCAAGACGACAATGTTTTTCCATATGAACAGGAACAACAAGCTTACTACAATTTTATGGAGCATATAGGCATTGAGCAAGCAGCACAGCAAATTAAAATACTATTAGAGGAACTCATGCAAAAATATGAAGCAGTATATATAATGGGTTTTAGTATCGGGGCGACAGTGGCATGGTTATGTAGCGAATTAAACGGAATTCAGCATATTATCGGTTATTATGGCTCACGTATCCGCAGTTACCTAGATATCACACCACATTGTCCAGTGACATTATTTTACGGAAATGAAGAAAAATCATTTGATGTAAAGATTTTGATTGAAGCTTTACGGAAAAAAGAAGTGCGGGTGTTTGTGTTTGAAGGAGCACATGGCTTTGCGGATAAATGTGCGGATGCTTATAATGAAAATTCTAGTCAGCAAGCATCGCAGAAGACGGCATATATTTTAGATAAGGCCTAA
- a CDS encoding isochorismatase family protein: MQALLVIDVQNGLVNLTHCDDTLANIEKLIQAFQEQQKPVIFIQHTDNAKESVLHHAGKGADIIARFQPYIEHLVVKQTPSAFYQTNLQELLASLNIEHVYISGFNTEFCCQFTAIAAYDRGFRTTFIEDATNTVNNANTYEMTGLDIRDFVGTVLHWSNVIEVLDMEEYLETQL; the protein is encoded by the coding sequence ATGCAAGCTTTATTAGTAATTGATGTACAAAATGGATTGGTTAATCTCACACACTGTGATGATACATTAGCGAATATCGAAAAATTGATTCAAGCATTTCAAGAACAGCAAAAACCTGTTATTTTCATTCAGCATACCGATAATGCCAAAGAAAGTGTGCTCCACCATGCAGGAAAAGGGGCTGATATTATTGCACGCTTTCAGCCATATATTGAGCATCTTGTTGTTAAGCAAACACCAAGTGCTTTTTATCAAACAAACTTGCAAGAGCTGTTAGCAAGTTTAAATATTGAGCATGTATATATCTCAGGCTTTAATACGGAGTTTTGCTGTCAATTTACAGCGATTGCGGCTTATGACCGCGGGTTCCGCACAACATTTATCGAGGATGCTACAAATACAGTAAACAACGCCAACACCTATGAAATGACTGGCTTAGATATCCGAGATTTCGTCGGAACTGTATTGCATTGGTCGAATGTTATTGAGGTGCTTGATATGGAGGAATATTTGGAAACTCAATTATAA
- a CDS encoding thiazole synthase has product MLHIGPYQFNSRLLLGTGKFKDFATQKEAVEVSETEILTFAVRRMNIFEPTQPNFLEKIDVQNYTLLPNTAGAKNAEEAVRIANLAKASGLCDMVKVEIIGCNQTLLPDPVETLRATEMLLEQGFIVLPYTSDDVLLAKHLQDLGCHAIMPGASPIGSGMGIVNPLNLSFIIEQAKVPVIVDAGIGSAADAAQAMELGADAVLLNTAVSGAKDPVKMASAMKHAIIAGRESFEAGRIPKKMYATASSPLEGISR; this is encoded by the coding sequence ATGCTACATATCGGACCATATCAATTTAATTCACGCCTCTTATTAGGCACAGGGAAATTTAAAGATTTTGCTACACAGAAAGAAGCGGTGGAAGTATCTGAAACAGAAATTTTAACATTTGCTGTGCGTCGTATGAATATTTTTGAACCAACACAGCCAAATTTTTTAGAAAAAATCGATGTACAAAACTATACACTCTTACCAAATACAGCAGGCGCGAAAAATGCAGAGGAGGCTGTGCGCATCGCTAACCTTGCGAAAGCCTCTGGTTTATGTGATATGGTTAAGGTCGAAATCATCGGCTGTAATCAAACATTACTACCGGACCCTGTAGAAACATTACGTGCTACAGAAATGCTATTGGAGCAAGGCTTTATCGTCTTACCATACACTTCCGATGATGTGTTGCTAGCAAAGCACCTACAAGATTTAGGCTGTCACGCTATTATGCCAGGTGCTTCTCCTATCGGGTCAGGTATGGGAATCGTCAATCCACTTAATTTATCCTTTATTATCGAGCAAGCAAAGGTGCCCGTCATTGTTGATGCTGGTATTGGTTCCGCTGCAGATGCGGCACAGGCGATGGAGCTTGGCGCGGATGCCGTATTATTAAATACCGCTGTCTCAGGAGCTAAAGACCCTGTAAAAATGGCTTCAGCTATGAAGCATGCAATTATTGCTGGACGCGAAAGCTTTGAAGCTGGACGCATACCGAAAAAAATGTATGCAACAGCATCTAGTCCATTAGAAGGTATAAGCAGGTGA
- the thiO gene encoding glycine oxidase ThiO encodes MKCQGFTIIGGGVIGLSIAYQLLKQQQPVTIFHTEKTTTASLAAGGMLGGQNEFHTPSPLYHLALESRELHKALAEELLHLTGQEVGLLPSGLIKIAAAEEDRVNLQQQYQFLYQDRPTSVQWLNQTELQQYEPLLGHSITEGFHIYEDHQVNARNLTKALALAVQKLGANIIEEEVIAIEKKQQQVTHIQTASKRYAVQQAVLAAGAWTAKLAAKLHITCPVHPVKGECLMVKAAQLPKATIFSIEGCYIVPKHNNRILIGATSYPLLEDDAVTVGGIYSLLSRAIHMMPSLTKAEIVETWCGVRPQTIDGLPIMGTTQYSNLFICTGHYRNGILLSAITGLLFSQFLLGDSVAKQRLAPFSLQRFTI; translated from the coding sequence ATGAAGTGTCAAGGCTTTACGATTATCGGTGGTGGGGTTATTGGATTATCTATCGCCTATCAATTATTAAAACAGCAACAGCCTGTGACGATTTTCCATACAGAAAAAACAACGACAGCATCACTCGCTGCTGGGGGTATGCTTGGTGGTCAAAATGAATTTCACACACCTTCGCCCCTTTATCATTTAGCACTGGAAAGTCGAGAGCTACACAAAGCACTCGCCGAGGAGCTATTACATTTAACTGGGCAAGAAGTTGGTTTATTACCTTCCGGGCTAATTAAAATTGCAGCTGCTGAGGAAGATAGAGTAAATTTGCAGCAGCAGTATCAATTTTTATATCAGGACCGCCCTACCTCTGTACAATGGCTAAATCAAACAGAGTTACAGCAATACGAACCTTTATTGGGTCATTCTATTACAGAGGGCTTTCATATATACGAGGACCATCAAGTAAATGCAAGAAATTTAACAAAGGCTTTAGCACTTGCTGTACAGAAGCTTGGCGCAAATATAATTGAAGAGGAAGTTATTGCGATAGAGAAAAAGCAACAACAAGTTACACATATCCAGACAGCCTCTAAGCGCTACGCTGTTCAGCAAGCTGTTTTGGCTGCGGGTGCCTGGACAGCGAAGCTTGCAGCCAAACTTCATATTACTTGCCCGGTGCACCCAGTAAAAGGGGAATGCTTAATGGTAAAAGCGGCACAGCTACCGAAGGCAACCATTTTTTCAATAGAAGGCTGTTATATCGTACCAAAGCACAATAATCGTATATTGATTGGTGCTACGAGCTATCCTCTGCTAGAAGATGATGCAGTAACTGTCGGTGGCATTTATTCTTTATTATCCCGAGCTATTCATATGATGCCATCACTAACGAAGGCTGAGATTGTCGAAACTTGGTGTGGTGTGCGGCCACAAACAATAGACGGACTTCCAATTATGGGTACTACGCAATATAGCAATTTATTTATATGCACAGGACATTATCGCAACGGTATTTTATTAAGTGCCATTACTGGGCTTTTGTTTAGTCAATTCTTATTGGGTGATAGCGTAGCAAAGCAACGGTTAGCGCCTTTTTCATTGCAACGCTTTACGATTTAA
- a CDS encoding ThiF family adenylyltransferase: MSRYSRQERFLPIGTTGQALLAEKHVLIVGVGALGATIADLLVRAGIGEISLIDRDFVDLSNLQRQMLYSEADVTARLPKATAAKRRLQKINHTLTIHAYNEEANVELFEHILATQSIDLIIDGTDNFDIRFIINDIAHKYRIPWIYGACVASSSLSFFIKPGKTACLHCIMGGLPTTGPTCDTAGILASASQVTAALQVAEALKYLTNNETAMRGSVFSIDVWQNTFSSVKVDGLKKQTCPTCGEKPTYPFLQPNATTKFASLCGRDTVQIRPVYKMRDLYALKKQLTSEKITHFNDFLISFNVESYQLTAFKDGRVFVHGTADIQQAKSVYYQYFA; encoded by the coding sequence GTGAGCCGTTATTCAAGACAGGAGCGCTTTCTCCCAATTGGCACTACTGGACAAGCGCTTCTTGCTGAAAAGCATGTCCTCATCGTTGGTGTCGGAGCACTTGGTGCAACAATTGCTGATTTGCTAGTGCGGGCAGGGATTGGTGAGATTTCGCTGATTGACCGAGATTTCGTCGACTTATCTAATTTGCAGCGTCAAATGCTATACAGTGAAGCCGATGTGACCGCCCGTTTACCAAAAGCGACCGCCGCTAAAAGACGCTTACAGAAAATTAATCATACATTGACAATCCATGCTTATAACGAGGAAGCCAATGTCGAACTTTTTGAGCATATACTAGCAACACAATCTATTGATTTGATAATTGACGGTACAGATAATTTCGATATTCGTTTTATCATCAATGATATTGCTCATAAATACAGGATTCCATGGATTTATGGTGCGTGCGTTGCATCAAGCAGCCTTTCCTTTTTCATTAAGCCAGGAAAAACTGCTTGCCTGCACTGTATAATGGGTGGATTACCTACTACAGGACCAACTTGTGACACGGCAGGGATTTTAGCCTCTGCCTCACAAGTAACAGCAGCTCTACAAGTAGCAGAGGCATTGAAATATTTAACAAATAATGAAACCGCGATGCGCGGAAGCGTTTTTTCAATTGATGTGTGGCAAAACACCTTCTCCTCTGTCAAGGTGGACGGACTAAAAAAGCAAACCTGCCCAACATGCGGAGAAAAACCAACATATCCATTTTTGCAGCCCAATGCCACAACAAAATTCGCCTCACTATGTGGTCGCGACACAGTGCAAATTCGCCCTGTTTATAAAATGCGTGATTTATATGCGCTAAAAAAGCAGCTAACTTCCGAGAAAATAACACATTTCAATGATTTTCTCATTAGCTTCAATGTAGAAAGTTATCAGCTCACCGCATTTAAGGATGGGCGCGTTTTCGTGCATGGCACTGCCGACATACAACAGGCAAAAAGCGTCTATTATCAATATTTTGCTTAA